The proteins below are encoded in one region of Saccharomyces kudriavzevii IFO 1802 strain IFO1802 genome assembly, chromosome: 5:
- the URA3 gene encoding orotidine-5'-phosphate decarboxylase (similar to Saccharomyces cerevisiae URA3 (YEL021W); ancestral locus Anc_1.453), with translation MSQATYKERAATHPSPVAARLFNIMHEKQTNLCASLDVRTTKELLELVEALGPKICLLKTHVDILTDFSMEGTVKPLKELSAKHNFLLFEDRKFADIGNTVKLQYSAGVYKIAEWADITNAHGVVGPGIVSGLKQAAEEVTKEPRGLLMLAELSCKGSLATGEYTKGTVDIAKRDKDFVIGFIAQRDMGGRDEGYDWLIMTPGVGLDDKGDALGQQYRTVDDVISAGSDIIIVGRGLFAKGRDANVEGERYRKAGWEAYLRRCCQPN, from the coding sequence ATGTCTCAAGCTACATATAAGGAACGTGCTGCTACTCATCCTAGTCCTGTTGCTGCGAGGCTTTTCAATATTATGCACGAAAAGCAAACAAACTTGTGTGCATCGTTGGATGTTCGCACCACAAAGGAATTATTGGAATTGGTAGAAGCCTTGGGTCCCAAGATCTGTCTACTAAAGACACACGTGGATATCTTGACTGATTTTTCCATGGAGGGCACAGTCAAGCCGCTGAAGGAACTGTCTGCCAAGCATAATTTCCTGCTATTTGAGGACAGGAAGTTTGCTGATATCGGAAACACGGTTAAATTGCAGTACTCAGCAGGCGTATATAAGATAGCTGAATGGGCAGATATTACCAATGCACACGGTGTGGTGGGCCCGGGTATTGTCAGTGGGTTGAAGCAAGCGGCAGAAGAAGTCACTAAGGAGCCTAGAGGCCTCTTGATGTTGGCAGAGCTGTCATGCAAGGGTTCTTTAGCCACTGGAGAATACACCAAGGGTACCGTGGACATTGCAAAGCGTGACAAGGACTTTGTGATTGGGTTTATCGCTCAAAGAGACATGGGCGGCAGAGACGAAGGGTACGACTGGCTGATCATGACTCCCGGCGTGGGTCTAGATGACAAGGGAGACGCATTGGGCCAGCAGTATAGAACTGTCGATGACGTGATCTCTGCAGGGTCCGACATCATTATTGTTGGGAGAGGGCTATTTGCCAAGGGAAGAGATGCTAACGTAGAGGGCGAGCGTTACAGAAAAGCAGGCTGGGAAGCATACTTGAGAAGATGCTGCCAACCAAATTGA
- the TIM9 gene encoding protein transporter TIM9 (similar to Saccharomyces cerevisiae TIM9 (YEL020W-A); ancestral locus Anc_1.452): protein MDALNSKEQQDFQKVVEQKQMKDFMRLYSNLVERCFTDCVNDFTTSKLTSKEQSCIMKCSEKFLKHSERVGQRFQEQNAALGQGLGR, encoded by the coding sequence ATGGACGCATTGAATTCTAAGGAACAACAAGATTTCCAAAAAGTAGTGGAACAAAAGCAAATGAAGGATTTCATGCGTTTATACTCCAACTTAGTAGAGAGATGCTTCACGGACTGTGTAAATGACTTCACAACATCAAAACTGACCAGCAAGGAGCAAAGTTGCATCATGAAGTGTTCAGAAAAGTTCCTGAAGCACAGCGAGCGTGTAGGACAGCGTTTCCAGGAGCAAAATGCCGCTTTGGGACAGGGCCTAGGTCGCTGA
- the PXP1 gene encoding putative indolepyruvate decarboxylase family protein (similar to Saccharomyces cerevisiae YEL020C; ancestral locus Anc_1.450) codes for MTTTAMQHFAQLLQRYGIDTVFGIVGIPIVQLADTMVANGIKFIPCRNEQAASYAASGYGYVNDKPGVLLIVGGPGLIHSLAGIYNSMNNRWPLLVIAGSSSQSDIHKGGFQELDQISLLYPFLKFTGKLTPDNVDMVTQKALNHCIQGTAGVSYIDVPADFIESEKPLEGNDYIANELPMILTPKKCGPDPSQIKEIVQLILHHRDNNILIVIGKGAVKNSHEIRRLINKFNLPFLPTPMAKGIVPDSSPLNVSSARSQALKTADVVLVLGARLNWILHFGTSPKWNAESIFLQFDSNPETLGDNNASPGADLSVWGDVGLSVTALMGELERQSPRWKYSGVNQAMREKIQLNQTRLLEKEKVGGAQLNYHQVYGTLRPLIDDYRTILVTEGANTMDIARVSFPTDVPRRRLDAGTNATMGIGLGYALASKASHLELDVVLIQGDSAFGFSAMEIETAVRCQLALIIVVMNNSGIYHGENNTGSDLPPTALSKNCRYDLVGKGLGAHGFFVNTLSELSKSFQQAVRLSRARRETSVINVIIEPGEQKQISFAWQNKPRL; via the coding sequence ATGACCACCACGGCCATGCAACACTTTGCTCAACTTTTACAAAGATATGGTATTGACACAGTTTTTGGAATTGTGGGTATCCCCATTGTTCAATTAGCGGATACGATGGTTGCCAACGGTATCAAATTCATACCATGCAGAAACGAACAGGCCGCGTCATACGCTGCCTCTGGGTATGGGTATGTTAACGATAAGCCGGGCGTATTACTTATTGTAGGGGGTCCAGGTTTAATTCACTCACTTGCGGGTATATACAATTCAATGAACAATAGGTGGCCTCTTTTAGTCATTGCGGGAAGCTCTTCCCAAAGCGATATTCACAAAGGCGGATTTCAAGAGCTGGATCAGATTAGTCTGTTGTAcccttttttgaaatttacAGGCAAGTTAACCCCTGACAACGTTGACATGGTTACTCAAAAGGCTCTAAATCACTGTATTCAGGGCACCGCAGGCGTCTCATATATTGACGTCCCTGCAGACTTtattgaaagtgaaaaacCCCTAGAGGGAAACGACTACATAGCGAATGAGTTGCCCATGATTTTAACCCCAAAGAAGTGCGGCCCCGATCCATCCCagatcaaagaaatcgtgCAGCTCATCCTTCATCACAGAGACAACAACATTCTAATAGTAATTGGGAAAGGTGCGGTGAAAAACTCGCATGAAATTCGCAGACTAATAAACAAGTTCAATCTGCCATTCTTGCCCACCCCAATGGCTAAGGGGATTGTCCCAGACTCGTCGCCCCTGAACGTTTCTTCTGCGAGGTCTCAAGCCTTGAAAACCGCGGATGTTGTACTCGTTCTCGGCGCAAGGCTGAACTGGATATTGCACTTTGGCACATCACCCAAATGGAACGCAGAATCCATTTTCCTCCAGTTCGACTCCAATCCCGAAACACTGGGCGACAATAACGCATCACCTGGTGCCGACCTTTCCGTTTGGGGCGATGTGGGCTTGAGTGTGACAGCCTTAATGGGAGAACTGGAGCGTCAAAGCCCTCGTTGGAAGTACAGCGGTGTTAACCAAGCCATGCGGGAGAAAATCCAATTGAATCAAACCCGTTTAttagagaaagagaaagtcGGGGGTGCACAACTGAACTATCACCAGGTTTACGGGACTTTGAGGCCGCTCATCGATGACTACAGGACGATTCTAGTCACGGAGGGGGCTAACACCATGGACATTGCACGCGTTTCGTTCCCGACAGACGTTCCAAGACGCCGTTTAGACGCGGGAACCAATGCTACCATGGGTATTGGGCTTGGATATGCTCTAGCGTCGAAGGCGTCCCATCTGGAGCTCGACGTGGTGCTGATCCAAGGTGATTCCGCTTTCGGGTTTTCCGCCATGGAAATTGAAACAGCGGTGAGGTGTCAGCTGGCGCTGATCATCGTTGTAATGAACAACAGCGGCATATACCATGGTGAGAATAACACTGGATCCGATTTACCCCCCACCGCACTCAGTAAAAATTGCCGCTATGACCTAGTGGGCAAAGGTCTGGGCGCCCATGGGTTTTTCGTGAACACATTGAGTGAACTAAGCAAGAGTTTTCAGCAAGCCGTGCGGTTGTCCCGCGCCAGAAGGGAAACTAGTGTCATCAATGTCATCATCGAGCCTGGCGAACAGAAGCAAATATCCTTCGCATGGCAGAACAAACCGCGCCTATGA
- the MMS21 gene encoding SUMO ligase MMS21 (similar to Saccharomyces cerevisiae MMS21 (YEL019C); ancestral locus Anc_1.448) has product MAQDNSPVPKSVPLHQQAGKYFHTLHTQDLSNLYQQCYKQFDETINQLVDSASPSIADIGEQIANITSTYKLLSTNELESNSFQSGIKDLKKNFKQQSDACPQIDLSTWDKYRTGELTAPKLSELYLNMPGPAPTAIVNNTDTLKILKVLPYIWDDPTCVIPDLQNPTGEDDLQIEGGKIELTCPITCKPYETPLISKKCSHVFDKNGIQNYLQGYTTRDCPQAACSQVVSIRDFVRDPIMELRCKIARIKESQEQDMRNNQAIDVL; this is encoded by the coding sequence ATGGCCCAAGACAATAGCCCTGTACCCAAGTCGGTGCCCTTGCATCAACAAGCAGGTAAATACTTCCATACTTTACACACTCAGGACTTATCTAATCTATATCAACAATGCTACAAACAATTTGACGAAACCATAAATCAATTAGTCGATTCTGCATCGCCCTCCATTGCCGACATTGGCGAACAGATAGCAAATATCACAAGTACATATAAGCTTCTCTCGACGAATGAATTGGAGTCCAACTCGTTCCAGAGTGGTATTaaggatttgaagaaaaatttcaagcaACAATCAGACGCCTGTCCACAAATCGACCTCTCCACCTGGGATAAATACCGTACCGGTGAGCTCACCGCTCCCAAACTATCTGAGCTCTATCTGAACATGCCTGGACCTGCGCCCACTGCTATAGTGAACAACACAGATACACTCAAGATACTAAAAGTATTGCCGTATATTTGGGACGATCCGACCTGCGTGATACCGGATTTACAAAACCCCACAGGCGAAGATGATCTACAAATAGAAGGTGGTAAAATTGAATTAACCTGTCCCATAACTTGTAAGCCATACGAAACACCActgatatcaaaaaaatgcagCCACGTTTTCGATAAGAATGGTATTCAAAACTATTTACAGGGATACACGACAAGAGACTGTCCGCAAGCCGCGTGTTCTCAGGTCGTTTCCATAAGAGATTTTGTTAGGGACCCCATCATGGAATTGAGGTGTAAGATTGCTAGAATCAAAGAGTCTCAAGAACAAGATATGAGAAATAATCAAGCCATCGATGTTCTATGA
- the EAF5 gene encoding Eaf5p (similar to Saccharomyces cerevisiae EAF5 (YEL018W); ancestral locus Anc_1.447) — MNKEVSELVVLQLIHTLISNKNEELVKNGGGINMIGNNLRISLVKLTNEIQNNLLINELTGLRRQGSVVTGNGKLGINDILTIVKSLFPGYRTTLNDGQLSLHGLEMHDIEKLLVDKFERFKKTQTEQIRAMEEEILKNGIKTGAAQPQPHAHPGKTGAAGIGATTTATATHGGHSMDPKREKLLKLYRDTVLNKLESKTGNFHKLFKNPDRTIIKDEINYENIKNETPSSVHELQLVLQKSIADGVMREVIGTDEWKLARQVQLELDDTVQFMRRALE; from the coding sequence ATGAATAAGGAGGTAAGCGAGTTAGTGGTGTTGCAGCTGATACACACGCTGATTTCGaataagaatgaagaaCTGGTTAAGAACGGGGGAGGAATCAATATGATTGGCAATAATCTCCGAATATCGCTAGTCAAGTTGACTAACGAAATACAGAACAATTTGTTGATCAATGAACTGACGGGTTTGAGGAGGCAAGGCAGTGTTGTGACCGGGAACGGCAAACTGGGCATCAATGACATTCTGACAATCGTGAAGAGCCTATTCCCCGGGTATAGAACGACGCTAAACGATGGGCAATTGAGTCTACACGGTTTAGAGATGCATGATATTGAGAAGCTACTCGTGGACAAATTTGAGCGATTCAAGAAAACACAAACCGAACAGATAAGGGCAATGGAGGAGgagatattgaagaatggCATAAAGACCGGTGCAGCGCAACCGCAACCGCATGCACATCCAGGCAAAACTGGGGCTGCCGGCATAGGCGCAACAACgacagcaacagcaacccATGGGGGGCATTCCATGGACCCGAAGAGAGAGAAACTATTGAAACTGTACAGAGACACCGTTTTGAATAAACTAGAGAGTAAGACTGGTAACTTCCACAAACTGTTCAAGAATCCCGACAGAACGATCATCAAAGATGAGATAAATTACGAAAACATAAAGAATGAGACGCCCAGCAGCGTTCACGAATTGCAACTGGTCTTGCAGAAGAGCATAGCGGATGGTGTAATGCGAGAGGTCATTGGCACGGACGAATGGAAACTGGCTAGGCAGGTGCAACTGGAACTAGACGACACGGTGCAATTCATGAGAAGAGCACTAGAGTAG
- the PMP2 gene encoding proteolipid ATPase (similar to Saccharomyces cerevisiae PMP1 (YCR024C-A) and PMP2 (YEL017C-A); ancestral locus Anc_1.446) produces the protein MLMSTLPGGVILVFILVGLACIAIISTIIYRKWQARQKGLERF, from the coding sequence ATGTTGATGAGCACGTTACCAGGTGGTGTTATCTTAGTTTTCATTCTAGTCGGTTTGGCTTGTATCGCTATTATTTCTACCATTATCTACAGAAAATGGCAAGCTAGACAAAAAGGTTTGGAAAGATTCTAA